From the genome of Fusobacterium varium, one region includes:
- the kinA gene encoding Sporulation kinase A: protein MRIKKNSLLIKIIFYNDIAIMITSVTIALFLIFISFESLENKVIDSGRDKIILLNRGYNAAIINAKDDLFQVSRNINVLAGKNLNNTITYNTIAKLIRNQLTKKNLKMYSETLITIVSANGTTLGESGNGKDYFRIDERSRHILERNLSRSESEMSNYYFSKVGKDIYARILLPYTSEGNNSKKKFIVMTMPINDNVLNELRNFVGLTEEDKIFLVVDNTYQLGDMELKKGERFFKKKLNWEYDYFYGKKTVNNKTYYLSMYNIHNYNKQYIGNIGIALSGDSILKTKVKVSFSILLIVVGLIVTSTTICARIFYELLSPLSKLIDAAEGISKGNYDFTLKNEDVEEIRTLSKSFEQMAESIRNNEKMMKEKNIKLQENLNRIDAIEKILMGLQIEDDITLTVRSLQSAFTSEMGLGYSRAMYFRYSREIDTLVGECSHVNSVVKNDMMKTEKEESEGFEFQISTLTKLVTLIKIPFKDDNLLGKALKEKRIIYHNDKGYRYNLGNDLFKSLGINNFLIFPVYSETRNYGCILVDYFGKNNVISQEEAELMTLLCINTSIRIGNKMLEEEKIDYERTATIGKLADRFFGRREDSLKKIISIVERMAECDYNNSCLKDGMKSIRDEVVKIKHENSILKEYSKSYENNMEIIEFEKFLYDVIEKMQPDLEVNNITLSMFINYNGKIMGDKKQLERVFNELIKNAKQAVMNKNVSSKKINLIVTKDKNIDKIRINIIDNGIGMTEEQLSNVFDPFISFNENTPGLGLAIVHRIIKDHHGVIKFSSKVDEGTDVKITLNVYKEEI from the coding sequence ATGAGAATAAAAAAGAATTCTCTTCTTATTAAAATAATATTTTATAATGATATAGCAATAATGATAACTTCTGTTACTATTGCTCTTTTTCTGATTTTTATTTCTTTTGAAAGTCTTGAAAATAAAGTAATAGATTCTGGAAGAGATAAGATAATTCTCTTGAATAGAGGATATAATGCTGCTATTATAAATGCAAAAGATGATCTTTTTCAGGTGTCTAGGAATATAAATGTACTTGCAGGAAAAAATTTAAATAATACAATTACTTATAATACTATAGCAAAACTCATAAGAAATCAACTTACTAAAAAAAATCTTAAAATGTATTCTGAAACTTTAATTACAATAGTTTCTGCTAATGGAACTACATTAGGAGAGTCAGGTAATGGAAAAGATTATTTTAGAATAGATGAAAGAAGTAGGCATATACTTGAGAGAAATCTTTCAAGAAGTGAAAGTGAAATGAGTAATTATTATTTTTCAAAAGTAGGTAAGGATATATATGCAAGAATACTTTTACCTTATACTTCTGAAGGAAATAACAGCAAAAAAAAATTTATTGTAATGACTATGCCAATAAATGATAATGTTTTGAATGAATTAAGAAATTTTGTAGGTTTGACTGAAGAAGATAAGATATTTCTTGTAGTTGATAATACGTATCAATTAGGGGATATGGAACTAAAAAAAGGTGAAAGATTTTTTAAAAAGAAATTAAATTGGGAATATGATTATTTTTATGGAAAGAAAACAGTGAATAATAAAACTTACTATCTTTCAATGTATAATATTCACAATTACAATAAGCAATACATAGGAAATATAGGAATAGCACTTTCAGGAGATAGTATACTAAAAACAAAAGTTAAAGTTTCATTTTCAATACTTCTGATAGTGGTAGGTCTTATAGTAACAAGTACAACTATATGTGCACGTATATTTTATGAACTTTTATCACCTCTTAGCAAACTTATAGATGCTGCTGAAGGAATAAGTAAAGGAAACTATGACTTCACTCTTAAAAATGAAGATGTAGAAGAAATAAGGACACTTTCTAAATCTTTTGAACAAATGGCTGAAAGTATTAGAAATAATGAAAAGATGATGAAAGAAAAAAATATAAAATTACAAGAAAATCTAAATAGAATTGATGCCATTGAAAAAATTCTTATGGGATTGCAAATAGAAGATGATATAACTTTAACTGTAAGAAGTCTTCAATCAGCATTTACTTCAGAGATGGGATTGGGATATAGTAGAGCTATGTATTTTAGATACAGTAGAGAGATAGATACCCTTGTAGGAGAATGTTCTCATGTAAATAGTGTAGTAAAAAATGATATGATGAAAACTGAAAAAGAAGAAAGTGAAGGATTTGAATTTCAAATAAGTACTCTTACTAAATTAGTAACTCTTATTAAAATTCCATTTAAAGACGATAATCTTTTAGGGAAAGCATTGAAGGAAAAGAGAATTATATATCATAATGATAAGGGGTATAGATATAACCTTGGAAATGATCTTTTTAAAAGCTTAGGAATTAATAATTTTTTAATATTTCCTGTATATAGTGAAACTAGAAATTATGGTTGTATACTTGTTGATTACTTTGGAAAAAATAATGTAATTTCTCAAGAAGAAGCTGAACTTATGACATTGTTATGTATAAATACTTCTATTAGAATTGGAAATAAAATGTTGGAAGAGGAAAAAATTGATTATGAAAGAACTGCTACTATTGGTAAACTTGCAGATAGATTCTTTGGTAGAAGAGAGGATTCTCTAAAAAAAATAATTTCTATTGTTGAAAGAATGGCAGAATGCGATTATAATAATAGTTGTCTTAAAGATGGAATGAAATCTATTAGAGATGAAGTAGTTAAAATAAAACATGAAAATTCTATATTGAAAGAGTATTCTAAAAGCTATGAGAATAATATGGAAATAATAGAATTTGAAAAGTTTTTATATGATGTTATAGAAAAAATGCAACCTGATTTAGAAGTAAATAATATAACTCTTTCAATGTTTATTAATTATAATGGGAAGATAATGGGAGATAAAAAGCAACTTGAGAGGGTATTTAATGAATTAATAAAAAATGCAAAACAAGCTGTTATGAATAAAAATGTAAGCAGTAAAAAAATTAATCTAATTGTAACAAAAGATAAAAATATAGATAAAATAAGGATAAATATTATAGATAATGGAATTGGTATGACAGAGGAGCAGCTTTCTAATGTATTTGATCCATTTATAAGTTTTAATGAAAATACTCCTGGATTAGGACTTGCAATAGTACACAGAATAATAAAAGACCACCATGGGGTAATCAAATTCTCATCTAAAGTAGATGAAGGAACAGATGTAAAAATAACTTTAAATGTATATAAGGAGGAGATTTAA
- the ileS_1 gene encoding Isoleucine--tRNA ligase produces the protein MSEKDYGATLNLPKTSFQMKANLPNKEPKFIKMWQEKDIYSKGLKKGTKTFILHDGPPYANGEIHIGHALNKILKDIILKYKRLRGYKVPYVPGWDTHGLPIELKVTEKLGSKAKEMSAAEIRELCAEYAKKWVGIQKEGFVRLGILGDWENPYLTLNPEYEAKQLEVFGELYENGYIFKGLKPIYWSPVTETALAEAEIEYKNVSSPSIYVRMKANADLLERLGLTEEAWVVIWTTTPWTLPANVAISLNPDFEYGVYKTEKGNLILGKDLAEKAFTEMDLEQFELIKEFQGKDLERATYQHPFLERTGMIILGTHVTADAGTGCVHTAPGHGQDDYVVGVRYGLPVISPINNKGVLTEEAGEFAGLFYVQANKAICAHLEKTGHLMKLKMIEHSYPHDWRSKTPVIFRATEQWFVNVEGSDIREKALKALDNVEFIPAWGRNRIGSMLETRPDWCISRQRVWGVPIPVFFNEANGKEIFNKEILARIVEIVKKEGTAAWLKYSAEELIGDELMEKYGLKGLELRKETNIMDVWFDSGVSHRAVLETRGDLLHRPADMYLEGSDQHRGWFQTSLLTSIGSTHDAPFKKILTHGFVNDGEGKKMSKSVGNTVVPADVIKLYGADILRLWCASVDYREDVKISDNILKQMAEAYRRVRNTARYILGNSNDFDPNTDKVPYDKLMEIDKWALNKLEILKRKVTENYDRYEFYNLFQDIHYFAGIDMSAFYLDIIKDRLYTEGTNSIERRAAQTVMTEILVTLTKMIAPILSFTSEEIWETLPEVLKDSESVLLTDWYEENDQYLNPEIENKWVEIIKVRKEVNKILEKARQGENRIIGNSLDAKVILHSTNAEVQKFLIENREKLELALIVSEVEVAENKDDTFVNGEEAQDIYIKVLHADGEKCERCWKYSTEIGKDSEYPTLCPRCASVLKNN, from the coding sequence ATGAGCGAAAAAGATTATGGTGCTACATTGAACCTTCCGAAGACGAGTTTTCAAATGAAAGCTAATCTTCCGAATAAGGAACCTAAATTTATAAAAATGTGGCAGGAAAAGGATATTTATTCAAAGGGCTTGAAGAAAGGAACTAAGACTTTCATTCTGCATGATGGACCACCTTATGCAAATGGGGAAATTCATATAGGACATGCTTTGAATAAGATTCTTAAAGATATAATCTTAAAATATAAAAGATTAAGAGGATATAAAGTACCGTATGTACCTGGTTGGGATACACATGGACTTCCTATAGAACTAAAAGTTACTGAAAAATTAGGATCAAAAGCTAAAGAAATGTCAGCTGCAGAAATTAGAGAACTATGTGCTGAATATGCTAAAAAATGGGTTGGAATCCAAAAAGAAGGATTTGTAAGATTAGGAATATTAGGAGATTGGGAAAATCCATATCTTACATTAAATCCTGAATATGAAGCAAAACAATTAGAAGTATTTGGAGAACTTTATGAAAATGGTTATATTTTTAAAGGATTAAAACCTATATATTGGTCACCAGTTACAGAAACAGCTCTTGCAGAAGCAGAGATAGAATATAAAAATGTATCATCACCTTCAATATATGTAAGAATGAAGGCTAACGCTGATCTTTTAGAAAGATTAGGACTTACTGAAGAAGCATGGGTAGTAATATGGACAACTACTCCTTGGACTTTGCCTGCAAATGTTGCTATAAGTTTAAATCCAGATTTTGAGTATGGTGTATATAAAACTGAAAAAGGAAATCTGATATTAGGAAAAGATCTTGCAGAAAAAGCATTTACTGAAATGGATCTTGAGCAGTTTGAATTAATAAAAGAATTTCAAGGTAAAGATTTAGAAAGAGCTACATATCAACACCCATTTCTTGAGAGAACAGGAATGATAATATTGGGAACTCATGTAACTGCAGATGCAGGAACAGGGTGTGTACATACAGCTCCTGGACATGGGCAAGATGACTATGTAGTAGGAGTTAGATATGGACTTCCAGTTATTTCTCCAATAAATAATAAAGGAGTATTAACAGAGGAAGCAGGAGAATTTGCAGGATTGTTTTATGTACAAGCAAATAAAGCAATATGTGCTCACTTGGAAAAAACAGGGCATTTAATGAAGTTAAAAATGATAGAGCACTCTTATCCACATGACTGGAGATCAAAAACTCCTGTTATATTCAGAGCTACTGAACAATGGTTTGTAAATGTTGAAGGTTCAGATATAAGAGAAAAAGCCTTGAAAGCTTTAGACAATGTAGAGTTTATACCTGCATGGGGAAGAAATAGAATTGGATCAATGCTTGAAACAAGACCTGACTGGTGTATCTCAAGACAAAGAGTATGGGGAGTGCCAATTCCAGTATTCTTTAATGAAGCAAATGGAAAAGAGATATTCAATAAAGAAATACTTGCAAGAATAGTTGAAATAGTTAAAAAAGAAGGAACAGCAGCATGGCTTAAATACTCAGCTGAAGAACTTATTGGTGATGAGCTGATGGAAAAATATGGACTTAAAGGATTAGAACTTAGAAAAGAAACAAATATCATGGACGTTTGGTTTGATTCAGGAGTATCTCACAGAGCAGTACTTGAAACAAGAGGAGATCTTTTACACAGACCAGCAGATATGTATTTAGAAGGATCAGATCAACATAGAGGTTGGTTCCAGACATCACTTTTAACTTCGATAGGTTCTACACATGATGCTCCATTTAAAAAAATACTGACTCATGGATTTGTAAATGATGGAGAAGGGAAAAAAATGTCGAAATCAGTAGGGAATACAGTGGTTCCAGCTGATGTAATAAAACTTTATGGAGCAGATATACTTAGATTATGGTGTGCTTCTGTAGATTATAGAGAAGATGTTAAAATATCTGATAACATTTTAAAACAAATGGCTGAAGCCTATAGAAGAGTAAGAAATACAGCAAGATATATATTAGGAAACAGTAATGACTTTGATCCTAATACAGATAAGGTTCCATATGATAAATTAATGGAAATAGACAAATGGGCATTAAATAAACTGGAGATATTAAAAAGAAAAGTTACAGAAAACTATGATAGATATGAATTTTATAATCTTTTTCAAGATATTCACTATTTTGCTGGAATAGATATGTCTGCATTCTATCTTGACATAATAAAAGATAGATTATACACTGAAGGGACTAATTCAATAGAGAGAAGAGCAGCTCAAACTGTTATGACTGAAATTTTAGTTACTCTCACTAAAATGATAGCTCCAATACTTTCATTTACTTCAGAAGAAATATGGGAAACTTTACCAGAAGTGTTAAAAGATAGTGAATCAGTTCTATTGACTGACTGGTATGAAGAAAATGATCAATATCTAAATCCAGAGATAGAAAATAAATGGGTTGAAATAATTAAAGTAAGAAAAGAAGTTAATAAAATACTTGAAAAAGCAAGACAAGGAGAAAATAGAATAATTGGTAATTCTCTAGATGCTAAAGTAATACTTCATTCAACAAATGCAGAAGTACAAAAATTCTTAATTGAAAATAGAGAAAAACTTGAATTAGCCCTTATTGTTTCTGAAGTAGAAGTTGCAGAAAACAAAGATGATACTTTTGTAAATGGAGAAGAGGCTCAAGATATTTATATTAAAGTGCTTCATGCAGATGGAGAAAAATGTGAAAGATGTTGGAAATATTCTACTGAGATTGGAAAAGATTCTGAATATCCAACTCTTTGCCCAAGATGTGCAAGTGTACTAAAGAATAACTAG
- the lspA gene encoding Lipoprotein signal peptidase yields the protein MSYIILVFILVLLDQISKYIVDKNFFEGDTIGVLTDFFHLTYVKNRGIAFGMFQGKLDIISIATVIAIVAIVYYLYKGRNKMPLLEKIGFTFVLAGAIGNMIDRIWRGFVIDMIDFRGIWSFVFNLADVWINIGVVLILLDYFFAERKKKK from the coding sequence ATGAGCTATATAATTTTAGTCTTTATACTGGTTTTATTGGATCAAATATCTAAATACATTGTGGATAAAAACTTTTTTGAGGGAGATACTATTGGTGTACTGACTGATTTTTTTCACCTTACATATGTAAAAAATAGAGGAATAGCCTTTGGAATGTTTCAAGGGAAGCTCGATATAATAAGTATAGCTACAGTTATAGCAATTGTAGCAATTGTATATTATTTGTATAAGGGTAGAAATAAAATGCCTTTGTTGGAAAAAATCGGATTTACTTTTGTTTTGGCTGGAGCAATAGGAAATATGATAGACAGGATATGGAGAGGATTTGTCATAGATATGATAGACTTTAGAGGTATTTGGTCTTTTGTTTTCAATCTGGCTGATGTATGGATAAATATAGGAGTTGTATTGATACTTCTAGATTATTTTTTTGCAGAAAGAAAGAAGAAAAAATAG
- the glyQ gene encoding Glycine--tRNA ligase alpha subunit, which yields MTFQEIIFALQKYWSSKGCVLGNPYDIEKGAGTFNPNTFLMSLGPEPWNVAYVEPSRRPKDGRYGENPNRVYQHHQFQVIMKPSPLNIQELYLESLKVLGIDPEKHDIRFVEDDWESPTLGAWGLGWEVWLDGMEVTQFTYFQQVGGLELDPIPVEITYGLERLALYIQNKENVYDLEWAPGVKYGDMRFQFEYENSKYSFELADLESHFKWFDEYEKEAAKILDAGLVLPAYDYVLKCSHTFNVLDSRGAISTTERMAYILRVRNLARRCAEVYVQNRKDLGYPLLKK from the coding sequence ATGACATTTCAAGAGATAATTTTTGCTCTTCAAAAATACTGGAGTTCTAAAGGCTGTGTGTTGGGAAATCCTTATGACATAGAAAAAGGTGCAGGAACATTTAACCCTAACACATTTTTAATGTCTTTGGGACCTGAACCATGGAATGTTGCTTATGTAGAGCCATCAAGAAGACCAAAAGACGGAAGATATGGAGAAAATCCTAATAGAGTTTATCAACATCATCAATTTCAGGTTATTATGAAACCATCTCCTTTGAATATTCAAGAACTTTATCTTGAAAGTTTAAAAGTATTGGGAATAGATCCTGAGAAACATGATATTCGTTTTGTAGAAGATGACTGGGAATCGCCAACTTTAGGTGCTTGGGGACTTGGTTGGGAAGTATGGTTAGATGGTATGGAAGTTACTCAATTTACATATTTTCAACAGGTAGGGGGATTGGAATTAGATCCTATTCCTGTGGAAATAACTTATGGACTAGAAAGACTTGCTCTTTATATTCAAAATAAGGAAAATGTCTATGATTTAGAGTGGGCTCCTGGTGTAAAATATGGAGATATGAGATTTCAGTTTGAATATGAAAACTCAAAATATTCATTTGAATTAGCAGATTTAGAAAGTCATTTCAAATGGTTTGATGAATATGAGAAAGAAGCAGCTAAGATTTTAGATGCAGGATTAGTTCTGCCTGCTTATGATTATGTATTAAAATGTTCTCATACATTTAACGTTTTAGATTCAAGAGGGGCCATATCGACAACTGAGAGAATGGCTTATATCTTAAGAGTGAGAAACTTGGCAAGAAGATGTGCTGAAGTTTATGTGCAAAACAGAAAGGATCTAGGTTACCCTCTTTTAAAAAAATAG